In the genome of Arctopsyche grandis isolate Sample6627 chromosome 13, ASM5162203v2, whole genome shotgun sequence, the window ATACATTTAAAAGTTATTCTTTACCGTTCGTTCTTCAAAAGTGTCAAAGCACTTTCAAACTTTTTCTCTCGACTCATCCACCGTGTATGTCCGTTATCAGGAAAACGTATCTGAGCTTTCTAACAATGCCTTTTAAGTGGGATAGTATGTTTCAAGATAAAGAGGATTTGGGGGATAAATGTGgcctttttgaatttatattgaatagacTGGAAATAGAACTGGCTGACGATTCGCCGGATGGTCCTATTACTGATTTACCCGAATTCGATAGTAAGCATTCTTCGATGGATTTGACCGAAGCGCACcgattgaaaaatcaatatgaaactCATCAAAATTTGTCGAGGAGGGATAGAATTGTTAGACTCTTCATGGTGTTGGATTTGATTGTACATCTTTTGGAGAGAGATCTGTCCATTTGGATGTCTAGGTTTGTCAATATAACACGTTACATTAgtattgtgatgattttaattgaCTCAAAATCATTTtgttttagatatattttaaatttgcgcAAATATATGATGGGACGACATAAACCCTTAATAGCGTCTATTATTTGGCACCAAAATGATTTGCTTACCGGAACTATTAATAGAGATAGTAAAGTTATTTTTCAATTGCTTGTAAATGtgataaaattacaatttccTTCCCACACTATTAATGCTGTTTCGGTAATTTATATCGTtgtatatgaattattttatattttattgagtATGTTTATTGATTCGAATTTTAAATTGCAGAGATTGTTTAACCTAGTTTCATACGCATTCTATTCTTGTGATGAAAATATCGCCGATGTTTATCCTACTATTGGAAAATATTGTACTGCTTttggtgaaaatatgtataaagtgATGGAAGGTACTTTTgattgtaattatattattttacgtttaattatatgtattattaaaatttaatattgattttacaGATGAgaatattgatattatattggAAGTTGCAACGCAAGTGAAgacaaaatatatgaaatattttttaaccagCATTGCTTTGAAGCGTATTATGAAGTCCGAAGAAgaagtgtttttaaatttagtattacatatttttgaaaagaGTGCTTGGGAATCATTTTCTAAATCAAACTTACAACCGTCTTCAACTAGAAATGCGAAAATTGCAAATTCTGAATTTACAATGAGATTAGACAGTTTATTTGTAAACGCTCCCGATAAGAACCTGGTCAAAAAAAAGTATCGCAAACCTACAGTTTATAAGCATCTAGTCGATACATTTAAAGACGGTTCCAGGAACGGCAAGAGAAAAATCTGTAATGTGAAATTTTTGTTGCTTTTTTACCattctttcaaatattatttagaactgtataatattgaaaatattagagttttatatgtacaaaaaatcaaCGAAGAGATAAAAGAAAAGCCGATTTTAAATCcaatatttataatgaatgaCCACATGTACGATTTGCGTTTGGATTTCAACAGAGCATCTCCGGCGGCCGATGATGTCCGGTTTTGTTCGTATTGGACCCATGAATGTACCAAGCACTACAGAAACATATTTCAACATCTAAAACAAATAGGAATCGTTTATTCACACGTCAAACTTAAATATCCCTGGATAAATtacttttttcaaaatattaatgcTATTCAGAACATTCCAGACAATATAACCTAAAATTGATCTTTTTTCAAAATACTCCAGACAATATAACTTGAAATTGATCTTTTTatcgtttgtttttgtttttattaaaaaaaaaattgtttatattcgaaatgataaaattcttacatatgtatattactattattaaaaacaatgttGTTCAATCTTGTCATTGAGACTATTAttcggtgaccggaaaaatgcactcgagataatTGCACTCTCGAggcatccaaactttcaaagaagcTCAATGataactaacgcaatagaattccacaaaaaagcgtcaaggggtatttgtatgttaaccaactttttttttgtggaattctattgcgtaagttcttattgaacgcctttgaaaattatgacttctccAAAGTGTGCTACTATTCGGTGCAATTTCTTCATCATCTTTCTGGAAACCGGGAattcataaacatatatatatatatttttaacccgCAGCATGCTAAAAAGTCAGTTTTTAATTGGCGTAGAGAATATTTACACTGCAACCACGTCAAATTCTTGAcaaaaact includes:
- the LOC143920962 gene encoding uncharacterized protein LOC143920962 codes for the protein MEDKRGNDSGERFSKRLCGLKPTPTSAKPKDSPLKSKHKHKLDPITASELLSPLKRLKIEQRTPIILSQASSTSTEDTDVIIVSQMSKSGHFIQACKEVLSKEFNDVGWRLNMTLLPDCCLDTDLCHKIHQNKVELLSELSYEPFRIDMQAGMWIEALNVCRSALKCNNYPSIKMMQNIMKIILNLHEDTFKSYSLPFVLQKCQSTFKLFLSTHPPCMSVIRKTYLSFLTMPFKWDSMFQDKEDLGDKCGLFEFILNRLEIELADDSPDGPITDLPEFDSKHSSMDLTEAHRLKNQYETHQNLSRRDRIVRLFMVLDLIVHLLERDLSIWMSRYILNLRKYMMGRHKPLIASIIWHQNDLLTGTINRDSKVIFQLLVNVIKLQFPSHTINAVSRLFNLVSYAFYSCDENIADVYPTIGKYCTAFGENMYKVMEDENIDIILEVATQVKTKYMKYFLTSIALKRIMKSEEEVFLNLVLHIFEKSAWESFSKSNLQPSSTRNAKIANSEFTMRLDSLFVNAPDKNLVKKKYRKPTVYKHLVDTFKDGSRNGKRKICNVKFLLLFYHSFKYYLELYNIENIRVLYVQKINEEIKEKPILNPIFIMNDHMYDLRLDFNRASPAADDVRFCSYWTHECTKHYRNIFQHLKQIGIVYSHVKLKYPWINYFFQNINAIQNIPDNIT